The following proteins are co-located in the Panthera tigris isolate Pti1 chromosome F2, P.tigris_Pti1_mat1.1, whole genome shotgun sequence genome:
- the FAM110B gene encoding protein FAM110B: MPTETLPTGSMVKPVSPAGTFTSAVPLRILNKGPDYFRRQAEPNPKRLSAVERLEADKAKYVKSQEVINAKQEPVKPAVLAKPPVCPAAKRALGSPTLRVFGGHAKTESGVQRETLKLEILKNIINSSEGSSSGSGHKHSARNWPPHRPDSADLQRHSFAESLKVYPTQGRGSPQEGGSHGGRRLLEPAAESFLHVSHSSSDIRRVTSAKPLKAIPCSSSAPPLPPKPKVAAAATAKSPEADAVEPACGVSRRPSLQRSKSDLSDRYFRVDADVERFFNYCGLDPEELENLGMENFARANSDIISLNFRSASMISSDCEQSQDSNSDLRNDDSANDRVPYGISAIERNARIIKWLYSIKQARESQKVSHV; this comes from the coding sequence ATGCCCACGGAGACGCTCCCGACAGGTAGCATGGTGAAGCCGGTCAGCCCCGCGGGCACCTTCACCTCGGCCGTGCCCCTGCGCATCCTCAACAAAGGCCCCGACTACTTCCGCAGGCAGGCCGAGCCCAACCCCAAGAGACTCAGCGCCGTGGAGAGGCTGGAGGCCGACAAGGCCAAGTACGTCAAGAGCCAGGAGGTCATCAACGCCAAGCAGGAGCCCGTGAAGCCGGCCGTGCTGGCCAAGCCGCCCGTGTGCCCCGCCGCCAAGCGCGCCCTGGGCAGCCCGACGCTCCGCGTGTTCGGCGGCCACGCCAAGACCGAGAGCGGCGTGCAGAGGGAGACCCTGAAGCTCGAGATCCTGAAGAACATCATCAACAGCTCGGAGGGCTCCAGCTCGGGCTCGGGGCACAAGCACAGCGCCCGGAACTGGCCGCCCCACCGGCCGGACTCCGCCGACCTGCAGCGGCACTCGTTCGCCGAGTCCCTGAAGGTGTACCCCACGCAGGGCCGCGGCAGCCCGCAGGAGGGCGGCTCCCACGGGGGCCGGCGGCTGCTGGAGCCGGCGGCCGAGTCCTTCCTCCACGTCTCGCACAGCTCCTCGGACATCCGCAGGGTGACCAGCGCGAAGCCCTTGAAAGCGATCCCCTGCAGCAGCTCCGCGCCCCCCCTGCCTCCCAAGCCCAAGGTCGCGGCCGCGGCCACCGCGAAGTCCCCCGAGGCCGACGCGGTGGAACCGGCCTGCGGCGTCAGCCGGAGGCCCTCGCTCCAGCGGTCCAAGTCGGACTTGAGCGACCGGTATTTCCGGGTGGACGCGGACGTGGAGAGGTTCTTCAACTACTGCGGACTGGACCCCGAGGAGCTGGAGAACCTCGGCATGGAAAACTTTGCCCGGGCCAACTCCGACATCATATCCCTCAACTTCCGCAGCGCAAGCATGATCAGCTCAGACTGCGAACAGTCTCAGGACAGTAACAGTGACCTTAGGAATGACGACAGTGCCAATGACCGGGTGCCATACGGCATCTCTGCCATCGAAAGAAACGCGAGGATCATCAAGTGGTTGTATAGCATCAAACAAGCCAGAGAGTCACAGAAGGTCTCCCACGTGTAA